One window from the genome of Erwinia sorbitola encodes:
- a CDS encoding TcfC E-set like domain-containing protein has translation MQAVFKKLDYLACKEGCDITLEGYRVSLDKLRRTISIRDINSDYVVPATNFGLVHNQSIDLRASSDSYRAMNINGNAWLGLPAQTFGYLSWYASHTERKNQSYRSEGISSWYMQKNFTSSYLRAGKQNSIDYLSGSVSTVLSPSFDQFITVGSQAHLQTKSHKGSLVLYSTAEGNYEIYRGGRMILKRPAVLGRNEIGFADLPGGYYSLEVYLVDRDGRIIKKEIREVNNVTFGRGGNAWSLTAGREMRTRRTMLQASWSRDVRWFYVNASAISGEHGKWAAEVNITRPSPIGNIQVDPSIGILTGEKKSGGYASLSASSNELGSVTINRYQNNDVSYFYRGSSSTSFSYSYLFKGTLLSYTYQRFSNSEQQQAEVRWNYRPNGLWANFSVGVQKGGYHQSAGNYAVYLNTSWTLNNSQASFRAARSGQQTQLSGDYRNTFEDQYGETTAGTTVSRIDDETSVALYASRAGTRGDVSVNLGHNPFSTNADFNYRGMLAANSQGVALGRYSYSGSAMLLKTPEIPGTHYGFSVEGAPVAGGRRYAVPLQSYADVSFARVTTNSKDMDMNVEVPANIVRAHPGQVYNAEATVELSLLYNGFMKDMQGKPVAGVITQTGDTVYPNGLFSIVSKTLLSKVTVDGKSGVYRCDLTRPVGNDYSCDPLEIND, from the coding sequence ATGCAAGCGGTTTTTAAAAAACTTGATTATCTGGCTTGTAAGGAAGGATGCGATATAACCCTGGAGGGCTATCGGGTTTCCCTGGATAAACTCAGACGAACCATTTCTATTCGCGATATCAACAGCGATTACGTGGTGCCCGCTACCAATTTTGGTCTGGTTCACAATCAGTCAATTGATCTGCGCGCATCTTCGGATAGCTATCGTGCGATGAATATTAATGGCAATGCCTGGCTGGGGTTACCTGCTCAAACTTTTGGCTATCTGAGTTGGTATGCCAGCCATACAGAGAGAAAAAATCAGTCGTATCGCAGTGAAGGGATCTCGTCCTGGTATATGCAAAAAAACTTTACCAGCAGTTATTTGCGGGCCGGTAAGCAGAACAGTATCGACTACTTATCCGGCTCTGTCAGCACTGTGTTATCACCCAGCTTCGATCAGTTTATTACCGTAGGGAGTCAGGCACATTTGCAGACTAAATCCCATAAAGGGTCACTGGTGCTTTACTCCACGGCTGAAGGGAATTACGAGATATATCGTGGCGGCCGCATGATCCTTAAACGTCCGGCAGTTCTGGGTCGCAATGAAATCGGTTTTGCTGACCTGCCCGGTGGTTACTACTCACTGGAGGTATATCTTGTTGATCGCGATGGCCGGATCATTAAAAAAGAGATACGTGAAGTTAATAACGTCACTTTCGGCAGGGGCGGTAACGCCTGGAGTCTGACTGCCGGGCGCGAAATGCGTACGCGCAGAACAATGCTACAGGCTTCATGGAGCCGCGATGTTCGCTGGTTTTATGTTAACGCTTCTGCGATTAGCGGCGAGCACGGCAAGTGGGCGGCGGAGGTGAATATCACCCGGCCCTCACCGATAGGTAACATTCAAGTGGATCCGAGCATCGGCATTTTGACCGGTGAGAAGAAAAGCGGAGGCTATGCCAGCCTGAGCGCCAGCAGTAACGAATTGGGCTCAGTAACGATTAACCGCTATCAGAACAATGATGTTTCCTATTTTTATCGGGGATCCTCAAGTACCAGTTTTTCTTACAGTTATTTATTCAAAGGAACCCTGCTGAGTTACACCTATCAGCGTTTTTCTAACAGTGAACAGCAGCAGGCAGAAGTCCGCTGGAACTATCGCCCGAACGGGCTATGGGCGAACTTCTCCGTAGGGGTGCAGAAGGGGGGATATCACCAGTCCGCCGGCAACTATGCCGTGTATCTCAATACCAGCTGGACGCTGAATAACTCGCAGGCCAGCTTCAGGGCAGCCCGTTCCGGCCAGCAAACGCAGTTGAGCGGAGATTATCGAAACACCTTTGAGGATCAGTACGGTGAAACCACCGCGGGTACTACGGTGAGTCGGATTGATGACGAGACCAGCGTCGCCCTGTATGCGAGCCGCGCAGGTACCCGTGGGGATGTGTCAGTGAACCTGGGGCATAACCCATTCAGCACTAATGCTGACTTTAACTATCGCGGCATGCTGGCTGCTAACTCACAGGGAGTGGCGCTGGGGCGTTATAGCTATAGCGGATCGGCAATGTTACTGAAAACGCCTGAAATTCCTGGTACCCATTACGGGTTTAGCGTTGAGGGTGCGCCGGTTGCAGGCGGCAGACGTTATGCCGTGCCACTGCAATCCTATGCAGATGTATCTTTTGCCCGGGTTACCACCAATAGCAAGGATATGGATATGAACGTAGAAGTCCCTGCCAATATCGTGCGTGCGCACCCTGGTCAGGTTTACAACGCAGAGGCAACGGTCGAATTGAGCCTGCTTTACAACGGATTTATGAAAGATATGCAGGGTAAACCCGTAGCAGGAGTGATTACTCAAACCGGGGATACTGTTTATCCCAATGGGCTGTTCTCTATCGTCAGTAAGACTCTGCTATCAAAAGTGACCGTTGATGGTAAGAGCGGGGTATACCGTTGTGACCTGACTCGCCCTGTAGGTAATGATTACTCATGTGATCCGCTAGAGATTAACGATTAA
- a CDS encoding pilus assembly protein, translating to MLKKIWMVVLGSALLASMPAQAEGELMVLPASTKLFNAHEKSIKVRNVGDAPLYLSVMVEKVTNPGLSPEKKVKLRDIPNPGMLASPDKITLGPNQARDLRLISLGEPKEEVLYRVYIMPVKSLTVEQAPADKITAPLSVSIGYGVLVRHMPAPDKQKSGWSHRCENGGITLTNTGNVRVRFSEIQVSPSGKSQPTAIGLFPGVPQVVKGKKITMNVEDKPATVSCP from the coding sequence ATGTTGAAGAAAATATGGATGGTCGTTCTGGGGAGCGCTTTGCTGGCCTCAATGCCAGCTCAGGCCGAGGGTGAACTGATGGTACTGCCTGCCAGTACTAAACTGTTCAATGCCCATGAAAAGAGCATTAAAGTTCGTAACGTAGGCGATGCGCCGTTATACCTCTCGGTGATGGTGGAGAAAGTCACAAATCCGGGCCTCTCTCCGGAGAAAAAAGTAAAGCTACGCGATATACCGAATCCCGGAATGCTGGCATCGCCGGATAAGATCACGCTGGGGCCAAATCAGGCACGCGATCTACGGCTTATCTCCCTGGGGGAGCCTAAAGAGGAAGTGCTGTATCGGGTTTATATTATGCCGGTCAAATCTCTCACCGTGGAGCAGGCCCCCGCCGACAAAATTACGGCCCCGCTGTCTGTATCGATTGGCTACGGAGTGCTGGTACGGCATATGCCCGCTCCCGACAAACAAAAATCGGGCTGGTCGCATCGCTGTGAAAATGGCGGTATTACGCTGACCAATACAGGCAACGTTCGCGTGCGGTTTTCGGAGATTCAGGTCTCCCCGTCGGGTAAAAGCCAACCTACTGCAATCGGGCTTTTCCCCGGAGTGCCTCAGGTAGTTAAAGGGAAAAAAATCACCATGAATGTAGAGGATAAACCGGCAACAGTGAGCTGCCCGTGA
- the yigB gene encoding 5-amino-6-(5-phospho-D-ribitylamino)uracil phosphatase YigB: MHFYRPLRPVAAMTFDLDDTLYDNYPVILRTTQESHSALQAYHPALKNYSVAQYQQVRDRLLAAEPEIYHDVSEWRRRAVEQVMLDAGLPSAQAVSGSHDVMAVFARWRSEIEVPAETHATLAALAQRIPLVAITNGNAEPHLCGLDKYFQFTLRAGPDGRAKPYQDMYDVAVERLNLPAESILHVGDDLITDVAGAIRSGMQACWINPHQGNLMHMKDSRLLPTLEISQLASLTALI; this comes from the coding sequence ATGCACTTTTACCGCCCTTTACGCCCGGTTGCGGCAATGACGTTCGACCTTGATGACACTCTGTACGACAACTATCCGGTGATTCTGCGCACCACGCAGGAATCTCACAGCGCCTTACAGGCCTATCACCCGGCGTTGAAAAACTACAGTGTGGCGCAGTATCAGCAGGTGCGTGACCGCCTGCTGGCCGCCGAACCAGAGATTTATCATGATGTCAGCGAATGGCGTCGCCGTGCGGTTGAACAGGTAATGCTGGACGCCGGGCTGCCGTCAGCGCAGGCAGTGAGCGGTTCCCATGACGTAATGGCGGTGTTTGCCCGCTGGCGCAGTGAAATTGAGGTGCCAGCTGAGACACATGCCACGCTGGCGGCTCTTGCGCAGCGCATCCCTCTGGTAGCGATCACGAACGGTAACGCTGAACCACACCTTTGTGGTCTTGATAAATACTTCCAGTTTACCCTGCGTGCCGGGCCGGATGGCCGTGCCAAGCCGTATCAGGACATGTATGACGTGGCGGTGGAGCGCTTAAATCTGCCCGCTGAAAGTATCCTGCATGTGGGTGACGATCTTATAACCGATGTTGCCGGAGCTATACGCAGTGGTATGCAGGCATGCTGGATAAATCCACATCAGGGAAATCTGATGCATATGAAGGATTCCCGCCTGCTGCCAACGCTGGAAATTTCGCAGTTGGCATCGCTGACCGCGCTGATATAA
- the uvrD gene encoding DNA helicase II gives MDVSDLLDSLNDKQREAVAAPRSNLLVLAGAGSGKTRVLVHRIAWLMAVENCSPYSIMAVTFTNKAAAEMRHRIEQLIGTSQGGMWIGTFHGLAHRLLRAHHLDANLPQDFQILDSEDQLRLLKRLIKAMNLDEKQWPARQGMWYINGKKDEGLRPKHIESYGNPIEQTWLRIYQAYQEACDRAGLVDFAELLLRAHELWLNKPHILNHYRERFTNILVDEFQDTNNIQYAWIRMLAGDTGKVIIVGDDDQSIYGWRGAQVENIQRFLKDFPGAETIRLEQNYRSTNNILKAANALIANNSGRLGKELWTEDSDGEQIALYCAFNELDEARFVVNRIKVWMENGGALNDCAILYRSNAQSRVLEEALLQTSMPYRIYGGMRFFERQEIKDALAYLRLISNRNDDAAFERVINTPTRGIGDRTLDVVRQTSRERQLTLWQTTRVLLQEKALAGRAASALLRFTELVDSLAQETAEMPLHVQTDRVIKDSGLWLMYEQEKGEKGQARIENLEELVNATRQYSYQDEDQDLMPLQAFLSHAALEAGEGQADKWQDAVQLMTMHAAKGLEFMQVFIVGMEEGMFPSQMSLDEGGRLEEERRLAYVGVTRAMQKLTLTYAETRRLYGKEVYHRPSRFIGELPEECVEEVRLRASVSRPVNHQRMGTPVAKNDSGFVLGQRVHHAKFGEGTIVNLEGSGEHSRLQVAFQGQGIKWLVAAYARLEAL, from the coding sequence ATGGACGTTTCTGACCTGCTCGACAGCTTGAATGATAAACAACGCGAAGCCGTAGCTGCCCCGCGCAGCAACTTGCTGGTGCTGGCCGGCGCGGGCAGCGGAAAAACCCGCGTGCTGGTTCATCGTATTGCCTGGCTGATGGCGGTGGAAAACTGCTCTCCTTATTCGATTATGGCGGTGACCTTCACCAACAAAGCGGCGGCCGAGATGCGCCATCGTATCGAGCAGCTGATTGGCACCAGTCAGGGGGGAATGTGGATCGGTACCTTCCACGGGCTGGCGCATCGTCTGCTGCGTGCACACCATCTGGATGCCAACCTGCCGCAGGATTTTCAGATCCTTGACAGTGAAGATCAACTGCGGCTGCTGAAGCGCCTGATCAAGGCGATGAATCTGGATGAGAAGCAGTGGCCCGCCCGTCAGGGAATGTGGTACATCAACGGCAAAAAAGATGAAGGGCTGCGCCCGAAACATATCGAAAGCTACGGCAACCCGATTGAACAGACCTGGCTGCGCATTTATCAGGCCTATCAGGAAGCCTGCGATCGTGCCGGGCTGGTGGACTTCGCCGAGTTGCTGCTGCGTGCGCACGAGCTGTGGCTGAACAAACCGCATATCCTCAATCACTACCGTGAGCGCTTCACCAATATCCTCGTCGACGAATTCCAGGATACCAACAACATTCAGTACGCCTGGATCCGTATGCTGGCGGGTGACACGGGTAAAGTAATTATTGTGGGGGATGACGACCAGTCGATCTACGGCTGGCGCGGGGCGCAGGTGGAAAACATTCAGCGCTTCCTGAAAGATTTCCCGGGTGCGGAAACTATCCGCCTTGAGCAAAACTACCGCTCAACTAACAATATTCTTAAAGCGGCCAATGCCCTGATTGCTAATAACAGTGGTCGTCTTGGTAAAGAGCTGTGGACGGAAGACAGCGACGGCGAGCAGATTGCTCTCTACTGTGCTTTCAACGAGCTGGATGAAGCGCGTTTTGTGGTCAACCGCATCAAAGTATGGATGGAGAACGGCGGCGCGCTGAACGACTGCGCTATTCTCTATCGCAGTAACGCCCAGTCCCGCGTGCTGGAAGAGGCCCTGCTGCAAACCAGCATGCCGTACCGGATCTATGGCGGTATGCGCTTCTTCGAACGTCAGGAAATCAAAGATGCGCTGGCCTATCTGCGCCTGATCTCTAACCGCAATGACGACGCCGCTTTTGAGCGTGTGATCAATACCCCTACGCGCGGCATTGGTGACCGCACCCTTGATGTGGTACGCCAGACTTCACGCGAACGGCAGCTGACGCTGTGGCAGACCACGCGTGTGTTGTTGCAGGAAAAAGCTCTGGCCGGGCGTGCCGCTTCGGCACTGCTGCGCTTTACCGAACTGGTCGACTCACTGGCGCAGGAAACAGCCGAGATGCCGCTGCATGTGCAGACTGACCGGGTAATCAAAGATTCCGGCCTGTGGCTGATGTATGAGCAGGAAAAAGGCGAGAAAGGCCAGGCACGTATCGAAAACCTTGAAGAGCTGGTTAACGCCACGCGGCAGTACAGCTATCAGGATGAAGATCAGGATCTGATGCCGCTCCAGGCATTCCTCTCCCATGCGGCTCTGGAAGCAGGTGAAGGCCAGGCTGATAAGTGGCAGGATGCGGTGCAGCTGATGACCATGCACGCCGCCAAAGGCCTGGAGTTTATGCAGGTGTTTATTGTTGGCATGGAAGAGGGCATGTTCCCCAGCCAGATGTCGCTGGATGAAGGCGGACGGCTGGAAGAGGAGCGGCGCCTGGCCTATGTGGGCGTCACGCGAGCCATGCAGAAGCTGACGCTGACCTACGCCGAAACGCGGCGGCTTTATGGTAAGGAAGTGTATCACCGCCCGTCACGCTTTATCGGTGAACTGCCGGAAGAGTGCGTGGAGGAAGTCCGCCTGCGCGCCAGCGTGAGCCGGCCTGTGAACCATCAGCGCATGGGAACCCCTGTGGCGAAAAATGACAGCGGCTTCGTGCTTGGCCAGCGTGTGCATCACGCTAAATTTGGTGAAGGTACCATCGTCAATCTGGAAGGAAGTGGTGAGCACAGCCGGTTGCAGGTGGCTTTCCAGGGGCAGGGAATCAAGTGGCTGGTTGCCGCTTATGCCAGGCTGGAAGCACTCTGA
- the lptM gene encoding LPS translocon maturation chaperone LptM: MKKRICQLALILAATSLAGCGLKGPLYFPKDEQAKPPTTQTTPATQSGNQAQQPATIGEQSVQPAQ; this comes from the coding sequence ATGAAGAAAAGAATTTGCCAGCTGGCCCTGATACTGGCTGCCACCAGCCTGGCGGGGTGTGGATTAAAAGGGCCGCTCTATTTTCCGAAGGATGAGCAGGCTAAACCACCAACCACTCAGACAACCCCTGCAACGCAGTCTGGCAATCAGGCGCAACAACCTGCCACGATCGGCGAACAGAGTGTGCAACCGGCTCAGTAA
- the xerC gene encoding tyrosine recombinase XerC codes for MNSESPLVAAVEGFLRYLKVERQLSPLTLESYQRQLSAVILLLDELKVKAWPQLDAALVRSLAARSSRSGLKPASLALRLSALRSFLDWLISQGVISANPAKGVATPRAARHLPKNIDVDEVNRLLDIDLNDPLAVRDRAMLEVMYGAGLRLSELVGIDRSHLDLASGEVWVTGKGSKERRLPMGRTAVHWIEHWLELRELFAPDDNALFLSKQGKRISTRNVQKRFAEWGIKQGLSSHVHPHKLRHSFATHMLESSGDLRAVQELLGHANLTTTQIYTHLDFQHLASVYDAAHPRAKRGKS; via the coding sequence GTGAACAGCGAGTCGCCCCTGGTTGCTGCCGTTGAGGGCTTCCTGCGTTACCTTAAGGTTGAGCGCCAGCTTAGTCCGCTCACTCTGGAAAGCTATCAGCGTCAGCTCAGTGCCGTTATCCTCCTGCTGGATGAACTCAAGGTTAAAGCATGGCCGCAGCTGGATGCTGCATTGGTACGTTCTCTGGCAGCTCGCAGTAGCCGTAGCGGTCTGAAGCCTGCCAGCCTGGCGTTACGTCTTTCCGCATTACGCAGCTTCCTCGACTGGCTGATTAGTCAGGGCGTGATCAGCGCTAACCCGGCGAAAGGCGTTGCCACGCCGCGGGCTGCGCGCCATCTGCCTAAAAATATTGATGTTGATGAAGTGAACCGGCTGCTGGATATTGACCTTAACGACCCGCTGGCGGTGCGCGATCGCGCTATGCTGGAGGTGATGTACGGGGCCGGGCTGCGTCTCTCCGAACTGGTGGGCATCGATCGCAGCCACCTTGATCTGGCTTCCGGTGAAGTGTGGGTGACCGGTAAAGGCAGTAAAGAGCGCCGTCTGCCGATGGGCCGCACTGCCGTACATTGGATTGAGCACTGGCTGGAGCTGCGTGAGCTGTTTGCACCTGACGATAACGCGCTGTTTCTGTCGAAGCAGGGCAAACGTATCTCAACGCGTAACGTGCAAAAACGCTTTGCCGAATGGGGCATAAAACAGGGGCTATCCAGCCATGTTCATCCGCACAAACTGCGCCATTCGTTTGCCACGCACATGCTTGAATCCAGTGGCGATCTGCGTGCGGTACAGGAGCTGCTTGGGCATGCCAATCTGACCACCACGCAAATCTATACCCATCTCGACTTTCAACATCTGGCGTCGGTTTACGATGCTGCTCATCCCCGTGCGAAACGAGGAAAATCATGA
- the dapF gene encoding diaminopimelate epimerase: MQFSKMHGLGNDFMVVDAVTQNVYFSPELIRRLADRHLGIGFDQLLIVEPPYDPDLDFHYRIFNADGSEVAQCGNGARCFARFVRLKGLTNKSDIRVSTQTGRMVLSVNQDELVCVNMGEPDFEPQQIPFRANKVENIYLMRAAEQTVMCGVVSMGNPHCVLQVDSVQTAAVETLGPVLESHERFPERVNVGFMEVVSREHIRLRVYERGAGETQACGSGACAAVAVGIQQALLAEKVRVELPGGTLNIAWKGPGHPLYMTGPATHVYDGFIHL; the protein is encoded by the coding sequence ATGCAGTTCTCAAAAATGCACGGTCTTGGCAACGACTTTATGGTAGTTGATGCCGTGACGCAGAATGTCTATTTCTCACCAGAACTGATCCGCCGCCTGGCCGATCGGCACCTGGGGATCGGCTTTGATCAGCTGCTGATCGTTGAACCCCCTTACGATCCCGATCTTGATTTTCACTACCGTATCTTTAATGCCGACGGCAGCGAGGTTGCACAGTGTGGCAACGGTGCGCGCTGCTTTGCCCGCTTTGTGCGCCTGAAAGGGCTGACCAATAAAAGCGATATTCGCGTCAGCACACAAACCGGCCGCATGGTGTTAAGCGTTAACCAGGATGAACTGGTGTGCGTGAATATGGGTGAGCCTGATTTTGAACCACAGCAGATCCCTTTCCGTGCCAATAAAGTAGAAAACATCTACCTGATGCGCGCCGCCGAGCAAACTGTCATGTGTGGCGTGGTGTCGATGGGTAATCCACACTGCGTCTTGCAGGTTGATAGCGTACAAACCGCTGCTGTGGAAACCCTTGGTCCGGTGCTGGAAAGCCACGAGCGTTTTCCTGAGCGGGTCAATGTAGGCTTTATGGAAGTGGTGAGCCGTGAACATATCCGCCTGCGCGTCTATGAACGCGGTGCAGGTGAAACCCAGGCCTGCGGCAGCGGCGCGTGTGCGGCGGTGGCGGTGGGGATCCAGCAAGCGTTGCTGGCAGAAAAAGTGCGGGTTGAACTGCCGGGCGGCACGCTCAACATCGCCTGGAAAGGGCCCGGGCATCCACTGTATATGACCGGCCCTGCCACTCACGTTTATGACGGGTTTATTCATTTATGA
- a CDS encoding fimbrial assembly protein, translating to MKIKNIALAMAIAFSFAGSVHAANDATVSKKIILTAQINDSIFVSKPDGSSWYETEELKATDYKQAHFSKVLPIRVWSKNADFNISLAQQLKMSNGNYEMINPAVTLVTPQGNKQVTFGTSTKVTQVVAGTDGFDSVYDLKIDVDAPVKTTASTNGSYSGELVMLFEAVASAPNGS from the coding sequence ATGAAGATCAAAAATATTGCTCTTGCAATGGCTATCGCGTTCTCCTTCGCGGGTTCGGTTCATGCAGCCAATGACGCTACGGTGTCCAAAAAAATCATTCTGACCGCACAGATAAATGACAGTATTTTTGTCTCTAAACCGGACGGTTCTTCCTGGTATGAAACTGAAGAACTGAAAGCGACTGACTATAAACAGGCGCACTTCTCTAAAGTACTGCCTATCCGTGTCTGGAGTAAAAATGCTGACTTCAATATCTCACTGGCGCAGCAGTTGAAAATGAGCAACGGTAATTATGAAATGATAAATCCGGCCGTTACTCTGGTTACTCCTCAGGGCAATAAGCAGGTGACATTCGGCACTTCGACGAAAGTGACGCAGGTTGTGGCGGGTACAGATGGTTTTGACTCTGTATACGATCTGAAAATTGATGTCGATGCTCCTGTAAAAACCACTGCAAGCACCAATGGTAGTTACAGCGGTGAGCTGGTTATGCTGTTTGAGGCAGTTGCCAGCGCTCCAAACGGCAGTTAA
- a CDS encoding DUF484 domain-containing protein: MKNVEEQQDAGEILLDDRMVSEFLLQNPDFFIRNARQVEQMMVPHPVRGSVSLVEWQLARQRNHIHQLEEDITLLMEQASANQQLFDRLFALQGRLASATSLHDMLNRLHRWAREFGLAGANIRLFSEKWRIGAPSDFTQLALPRQAFEPVRIQRLGKQNHYLGSLNGPELLLLIPQAKAIGSVALSLLGEEGDLGVLIFSSRDNQHYQQGMGTVLLQHLSQMLPQLLSRWVERV; the protein is encoded by the coding sequence ATGAAAAATGTCGAGGAACAACAGGACGCTGGCGAAATTTTGCTGGACGATCGCATGGTTAGCGAGTTCCTGCTGCAAAATCCAGACTTCTTTATCCGTAATGCCCGCCAGGTTGAGCAGATGATGGTGCCGCATCCGGTACGCGGCTCGGTATCGCTGGTTGAGTGGCAGCTGGCCCGCCAGCGTAACCATATTCATCAGCTGGAAGAAGATATTACCTTGCTGATGGAGCAGGCCAGCGCCAATCAGCAGCTGTTTGATCGTCTCTTTGCTCTTCAGGGCCGTCTGGCATCTGCCACCAGTTTGCATGATATGCTCAATCGGCTGCATCGCTGGGCGCGTGAGTTTGGCCTGGCGGGAGCGAATATCCGCCTGTTCAGTGAGAAATGGCGCATTGGCGCGCCGTCTGACTTTACGCAACTTGCGCTGCCGCGCCAGGCATTTGAACCCGTTCGTATTCAGCGCCTCGGTAAGCAGAATCACTACCTCGGGAGCCTCAATGGCCCGGAGCTACTGCTGTTAATACCGCAGGCGAAAGCCATTGGTTCGGTGGCGCTGTCATTGCTGGGTGAAGAGGGCGATCTCGGTGTGCTGATTTTCAGCAGCCGTGACAACCAGCACTACCAGCAGGGTATGGGCACCGTATTATTACAGCACCTGTCGCAGATGCTGCCTCAGCTACTTTCACGCTGGGTCGAACGCGTGTGA